One Phoenix dactylifera cultivar Barhee BC4 chromosome 14, palm_55x_up_171113_PBpolish2nd_filt_p, whole genome shotgun sequence DNA window includes the following coding sequences:
- the LOC103707252 gene encoding probable GDP-L-fucose synthase 1: MGGLDSETPTTVGSFLSDKSAKVFVAGHRGLVGSAVHRKLVSLGFTSLLLRTHAELDLTRQSAVESFFAAEQPRYVIVAAAKVGGIHANSTFPADFIGVNLQIQTNVIDAALRCGSVRKLLFLGSSCIYPKLAPQPIPESALLSGPLEPTNEWYAIAKIAGIKMCQAYRLQHGLDAISAMPTNLYGPFDNFHPENSHVLPALIRRFHQAKVSGAKEVVVWGTGSPLREFLHVDDLADAVVFLMDRYSGLEHVNVGSGKEVSIKELAEMVKEVVGFQGELVWDATKPDGTPRKLMDSSKLAGMGWQAKISLKDGLVDTYKWYVEHVAMQQQL; the protein is encoded by the exons ATGGGTGGCCTCGACTCAG AGACCCCCACCACCGTGGGCTCCTTCCTCTCGGACAAATCTGCCAAGGTGTTCGTCGCCGGCCACCGCGGCCTCGTCGGCTCCGCCGTCCACCGGAAGCTGGTCTCCCTCGGATTCACCAGCCTCCTCCTCCGCACCCACGCGGAGCTGGACCTCACCCGCCAGTCCGCCGTCGAGTCCTTCTTCGCCGCGGAGCAGCCCCGCTACGTGATCGTCGCCGCCGCCAAGGTCGGCGGCATCCACGCCAACTCCACCTTCCCCgcggacttcatcggcgtcaaCCTCCAGATCCAGACCAACGTCATCGACGCCGCCCTCCGCTGTGGCTCCGTCCGCAAGCTCCTCTTCCTCGGCTCCTCCTGCATCTACCCCAAGCTCGCCCCCCAGCCCATCCCTGAGTCCGCCCTCCTCTCCGGCCCCCTCGAGCCCACCAACGAGTGGTATGCCATTGCCAAGATCGCCGGCATCAAGATGTGCCAGGCCTACCGCCTCCAGCACGGCCTCGATGCCATCTCCGCCATGCCGACTAACCTCTATGGCCCCTTCGACAACTTCCACCCGGAGAACTCCCACGTACTCCCCGCCCTCATCCGCCGCTTCCACCAGGCCAAGGTCTCCGGCGCCAAGGAGGTCGTCGTCTGGGGCACCGGCTCTCCGCTCAGGGAGTTCCTCCACGTCGACGATCTTGCCGATGCAGTTGTCTTCTTGATGGACCGGTACTCGGGGCTGGAGCACGTGAATGTGGGCAGCGGGAAGGAGGTGAGCATCAAGGAGCTGGCGGAGATGGTCAAGGAGGTGGTAGGTTTCCAAGGGGAGCTGGTCTGGGATGCGACGAAGCCGGATGGGACCCCGAGGAAGCTCATGGACAGCTCGAAGCTGGCGGGGATGGGGTGGCAGGCGAAGATCTCACTCAAGGATGGGCTCGTCGATACCTACAAGTGGTATGTGGAGCACGTAGCGATGCAGCAACAGCTGTGA